A single window of Nocardia higoensis DNA harbors:
- a CDS encoding TetR/AcrR family transcriptional regulator has protein sequence MSEKNSTPVEATRRRLSGKQADTVDKLTKAAVEVLAREGFAGMTIRLVAAAAGVGTATAYTYFSSKEHLVAEIFWRRLVASQSPASDSDDPVVRVIAELRDIALLVADEQELSGAVTSALLGRDPDVAHLRDRIGAEIRKRIVRALGPEADPDVVESLELLYAGALVRAGMGYGSYSQIADRIEKSALMILR, from the coding sequence ATGTCCGAAAAAAACTCCACTCCGGTCGAGGCCACCCGGCGGCGTCTGAGCGGGAAGCAGGCCGACACCGTCGACAAGCTGACCAAGGCCGCGGTGGAGGTGCTCGCGCGTGAGGGCTTCGCGGGCATGACGATCCGGTTGGTCGCCGCGGCGGCGGGAGTCGGCACGGCGACGGCCTACACCTATTTCTCCTCCAAGGAACACCTGGTCGCCGAGATCTTCTGGCGCAGGCTCGTGGCTTCGCAGAGTCCCGCCAGCGACTCCGACGATCCGGTCGTGCGGGTGATCGCCGAGCTGCGCGATATCGCGCTGCTGGTGGCCGACGAGCAGGAACTCTCCGGCGCGGTCACCAGTGCGCTGCTCGGCCGCGATCCCGATGTGGCGCACCTGCGCGACCGGATCGGCGCGGAGATCCGTAAGCGCATCGTGCGCGCGCTCGGGCCCGAGGCCGATCCGGACGTCGTGGAATCGCTCGAACTGCTGTACGCGGGCGCGCTCGTGCGCGCGGGCATGGGCTACGGCTCGTACTCGCAGATCGCCGACCGTATCGAGAAGTCGGCGCTGATGATCCTGCGCTAG
- a CDS encoding FAD-dependent oxidoreductase — protein MSDAKSLRPLRAAEVAEWGPGADVVIAGYGIAGVCAAIEAARAGASVLILERTSGWGGAAAMSGGFIYLGGGTPLQQALGFSDTPENMEKFLTAALGPGVDEAKIADYSRGSVEHYHWLVSCGVPFKEEFWGEPGWEPPHDEGLMYSGGENAAPFNTEIPPAPRGHVPQYANKRIAQRGGGYMLMKPLADTAEALGVQVQYDTRIRRLVVDDEGRVVGLVATRFGEEVVIKADRGVVLATGSFAYADRMIEGFAPRLIGRPAAAIEEHDGIGIRVAQALGADLAHMDATEVAFFADPQLLARGILVNGRGQRYVTEDTYPGRIGQATLIQQDNQAYLVIDEQSYEEALKTVSATHFFRQPPTWAAESVEELESDMGLPAGALQATVEVYNRHAADGVDPMLGKKPEWVRPIGTPLAGFDLRGMTAGFTLGGLRTDLDSRVLHVSGEPIPGLFAAGRCTSGLAAGGYVSGASLGDGSFYGRRAGVAAAKN, from the coding sequence ATGTCCGATGCCAAGTCACTGCGCCCGCTGCGCGCCGCCGAGGTCGCCGAATGGGGCCCCGGCGCCGATGTCGTGATCGCCGGGTACGGCATCGCCGGGGTGTGCGCCGCGATCGAGGCCGCGCGCGCCGGCGCGTCGGTGCTCATCCTGGAACGCACCAGCGGGTGGGGCGGTGCCGCGGCGATGTCGGGCGGATTCATCTATCTGGGCGGCGGTACTCCGCTGCAGCAGGCCCTCGGCTTCTCCGACACCCCCGAGAACATGGAGAAGTTCCTCACCGCCGCACTCGGCCCCGGCGTGGACGAGGCCAAGATCGCCGACTACAGCCGGGGTTCGGTCGAGCACTACCACTGGCTGGTCTCCTGCGGCGTGCCGTTCAAGGAGGAGTTCTGGGGCGAGCCCGGCTGGGAACCCCCGCACGACGAGGGCCTGATGTACTCCGGCGGCGAGAACGCCGCGCCGTTCAACACCGAGATCCCGCCCGCCCCGCGCGGTCACGTGCCGCAGTACGCGAACAAGCGCATCGCCCAGCGCGGCGGCGGCTACATGCTGATGAAGCCGCTGGCCGACACCGCCGAAGCACTCGGTGTGCAGGTGCAGTACGACACCAGGATCCGCAGGCTGGTCGTCGACGACGAGGGCCGGGTCGTCGGCCTCGTCGCCACCCGGTTCGGCGAGGAGGTGGTGATCAAGGCCGACCGCGGGGTGGTGCTGGCCACCGGCAGCTTCGCCTACGCCGACCGGATGATCGAGGGTTTCGCGCCCCGCCTGATCGGCCGCCCGGCCGCCGCCATCGAGGAGCACGACGGCATCGGCATCCGGGTCGCCCAGGCGCTCGGCGCCGACCTCGCCCACATGGACGCCACCGAGGTCGCCTTCTTCGCCGACCCGCAACTGCTGGCGCGCGGCATCCTGGTCAACGGCCGCGGCCAGCGCTATGTCACCGAGGACACCTACCCCGGCCGCATCGGCCAGGCCACCCTCATCCAGCAGGACAACCAGGCGTACCTGGTCATCGACGAGCAGTCCTACGAGGAAGCGCTGAAGACGGTCAGCGCCACCCACTTCTTCCGCCAGCCCCCGACCTGGGCCGCCGAGTCCGTCGAGGAACTGGAGTCGGACATGGGGCTGCCCGCGGGCGCGCTGCAAGCCACCGTCGAGGTCTACAACCGCCACGCCGCCGACGGCGTCGACCCGATGCTGGGCAAGAAGCCCGAGTGGGTGCGCCCGATCGGCACGCCGTTGGCCGGCTTCGATCTGCGCGGCATGACCGCGGGATTCACGTTGGGCGGCCTGCGCACCGACCTCGATTCGCGCGTCCTGCACGTCAGCGGCGAACCCATCCCCGGCCTGTTCGCCGCGGGCCGCTGCACCTCCGGCCTGGCCGCGGGCGGCTACGTCAGCGGTGCGTCCCTGGGTGACGGCAGCTTCTACGGGCGTCGCGCGGGAGTGGCCGCCGCCAAGAACTGA